Genomic window (Thomasclavelia spiroformis DSM 1552):
TACTTCCAAATAAAGATTGATAATCATTTGTTAAACGGTGTAAAAATTGACCGACCACAGTATCAATAAAAGCCATTGCAGATGCCATAAACACAAACAGAGAAGTCATTGTAATAAAGATATACTTTCTGGTAAAACCATTTTGAATTAACATTTTAAAATCTTCCTTAAAACCGAGTACGCCTACAATGCCAACAAATATAAGTGAGTTAATTTCTAATCCATTTGTACCAACATTGTCAAAAGTTCCTAAACTAATTCCGATTATTAAAGTTATAAACGAAACGATTGCATATTGAATGATATAGAATATACCGATTGCTCTAAATGTTGTTGAGCAGTCATATAGGATTGCAGATTTTAATTTATTCATATTACTTACCGCCTTTCTCTGTTAATTTGACAAATAATTTTTGCAAGTTCATAGTAGAGATTTGTAAATTGCTATCTTTAGGTAATGGTGTCTTTTCGCCCAATACATAAGCAATTTTCATGTTACCCAATTCATCATAGTCGATAACATTTTTATCCGAGCAATAATCATCAACATCTTTTGCAATTCCCGAAATACTGTATCCTTTTTCTAAAAGGGTTTCAACGTTTTCTTGTAATAGGACTTTGCCTTTATCAATTAAAACTACTTCTTCAATAATATTCGCAACTTCTTCAATTAAGTGCGTGGCAATAATAATCGTTCGCTCATCATTTTCATAATCTTTCAAAAGTAAATCATAAAATAACTCTCTGTGATTAGCGTCCAATCCCAAAACGGGTTCATCAAAGATTACATAAGGGACATTCAATGATAGAGCAACTGTTAATTTGAAAATTGACTGATACCCTTTAGATAATGCTTTGAATTTCTTGTTGATGTCAAGATTGAATTTTTCAGCAATTTCAAATGCTTTATCTAAATCGAAACTATCATAAAACCGATTTATCCACTTAAAGTGCTCTTTGATTTTTAATTCTTTATCGTATAAATCAGCTTCACTCATACAGAATATCTTTTCATGCACCTGCATATTTTCCTTTGCTGGAATGTCATCAACAAGAACAGTCCCCTCATCAGCAAAAATTCTATTTGCAATAATATTGATTAAGGTTGATTTTCCAGCACCATTTCTTCCCAAAAAACCGTATATCTTTCCAAATTCAAAAGAAAATGAAACATTATCTAATGCTGTTAAATTGTTGTATTTTTTCGTGATATTTTTAATTTGAATTGCGTTCATGTTCATAACCCCTTTCTATCAATGAAATAATTTCTTCTTTGGTCATTTGTAATTTAGACGCTTCTTCAATCAATGTTGCGATATATTGTTCATAAAATTGACCTTGACGTTTTAATCGAATTTTTTTGACTGCTCCCTCTTTTACAAACATACCTAAACCTCTTTTCTTGTATATAATTTCTTCATCTACCAACATATTCATACCTTTTAGAACAGTATGAGGATTGATATTCAGTAAAGCAGAAATTTCATTTGTTGAGGGTATCTTTGTTTCTTCTGGAAACATACCCGTAAAAATGGAATCTTCCAGTTGCTCCGCCATCTGAATGAAAATCGGTTTTTCTATATTCGGATTGATATGCACCTTACCACCACCTTTAGTTGTTTGTCTGTATGTTTGTTAGTTGAGTAACTAACTACATATCACTTATAATATACTCATAATCACACATATTGTCAATAATTTTTGAAAAAATAAATTTATCTATTCTTCCTCTTGATTATCCACCACAGAAAAGAAAAAGCCCTGTCAAGAGCCTTGCCACCATTGGTGGTGCTTTGCACTCTTTACTGGGCTTTTTGTTTGCTGTATCTTCCATGCAAGAGGAAAAAGATTATTCGTCCTCATCATCAAAATGGCTATTCCTTAATACTTCCCGTAACAGTTCCATATCCTCTTTTGAGT
Coding sequences:
- a CDS encoding ABC transporter ATP-binding protein, giving the protein MNAIQIKNITKKYNNLTALDNVSFSFEFGKIYGFLGRNGAGKSTLINIIANRIFADEGTVLVDDIPAKENMQVHEKIFCMSEADLYDKELKIKEHFKWINRFYDSFDLDKAFEIAEKFNLDINKKFKALSKGYQSIFKLTVALSLNVPYVIFDEPVLGLDANHRELFYDLLLKDYENDERTIIIATHLIEEVANIIEEVVLIDKGKVLLQENVETLLEKGYSISGIAKDVDDYCSDKNVIDYDELGNMKIAYVLGEKTPLPKDSNLQISTMNLQKLFVKLTEKGGK
- a CDS encoding GntR family transcriptional regulator, encoding MHINPNIEKPIFIQMAEQLEDSIFTGMFPEETKIPSTNEISALLNINPHTVLKGMNMLVDEEIIYKKRGLGMFVKEGAVKKIRLKRQGQFYEQYIATLIEEASKLQMTKEEIISLIERGYEHERNSN